The genome window GACTACCTGCTCAACCTGCCCGAGGCGGAGAACATCGGCGGCGAAGTCAACGCCGCCATGCGCCTGATCGAACAGCACAACCCAAAACTCGCAGGCGTGCTGCCAAAGACTTACAACCTGTTCACCAGCACCCTGCTCAAGGAGCTGCTGAAAAAGATTTCCGAGATACCCGCCACACTGGAGTACGACGCTTTCGGCCGCATCTACGAATACTTCCTTGGTGAGTTCGCCATGAGCGAAGGCCAGGGCGGCGGCGAGTTCTACACCCCGAGCAGCATCGTGCGCCTGCTGACGGAAGTGATTGAACCCTTCCATGGCCGCATTCTCGACCCGGCCTGTGGCTCCGGCGGCATGTTCGTGCAGTCGGCGCGATTTGTTGCCGAACACCAGCAGAACCCGGCTGCCGAACTGGCCATTTGCGGTGTGGAAAAGACCGATGAAACCGGCCGCTTGTGCCGTCTCAACCTAGCGGTACACGGCCTTGAAGGCCAGATAAGCCACGGCGGCAACGTCAACAGCTACTACGACGACCCGCACAACGCCGTCGGCCAGTTCGACTTTGTACTGGCCAATCCACCGTTCAACGTCAATGCGGTGGACAAGGGACGCTTGGGCGATATGGTTGGCCCCGGCCGCCGCTTCCCCTTCGGCATGCCGCGTACTGACAACGGCAACTACCTGTGGATTCAGCTGTTCTATTCGTCACTGAACAAACAAGGCCGTGCCGGCTTCGTTATGGCCAACTCGGCCTCCGATGCCCGCTCTTCCGAGCAGGAGCTGCGCCAGCAGCTGATTCAAGCGCGGGCAGTGGACGTGATGGTCGCCGTCGGTACCAATATGTTCTATACCGTCACCCTGCCCGTGACCCTGTGGTTCCTCGACAAGGGAAAGGCCAACACCCCGCGTGCCGATACCGTACTGTTTATCGACGCCCGCCATATCTACCGGCAGATCGACCGCGCCCACCGCGACTGGACGCCGGCGCAGATCGGCTTTATCGCAAATGTCGTGCGCCTGTATCGCGGCGAAGCTCTTGATCTTACCCATGGCGGTGCGGAGGCAGAAACCCAGCTCAAGGCCGTATTTGGTGAACAGCTCGCATATGCCGACGTGCTGGGCCTGTGCAAGACCGCCACGCTTGCCGAGATCGAAGCCCAGGGCTGGTCACTCAATCCCGGCCGATATGTCGGCGTAGCGCCCGGCGAGGATGTCAGCGACGAGGACTTCAAGGAACAGCTGGAAACCCTGAATGAGGAACTGGAAGTGCTGAATGCACAGGCGCGGGAACTGGAACAGACCATTGCTGCGAATGTGGCCGGGATTCTGGGGGCGTGAGGATGGAAACGTGGCCGTTAATGCGCATGGATTCACTATGCGAGATCACCTCAAGTAAGCGCATCTTCGCGGCAGACTATGTTTCCGAAGGTGTACCTTTTTTTCGTGGACGTGAAATCACTGAAAAGTACAAAGGCAACCTCGAAGTCTCAACGGAGCTTTTCATCACCGAAAATAAATTCCAAGAGATTGAGCGCAAGTTTGGCGCACCGAAGCAAGGAGACTTGTTACTGACATCTGTCGGAACCCTTGGCTCCGTTTATGTCGTAAAAGCAGGTGACCGTTTTTACTTCAAAGATGGAAATCTGACTTGGTTTCGCAACTTCAAGGGTCTCAATAGCCAATTTTTGTATTACTGGATAGGCTCGCCTCAAGGCAAAGCAGAGCTTCAGAAATGCACAATTGGGTCTTCACAATCAGCATTCACAATAGTGCTGTTGAAGGGCATGGAGATCGAACTCCCCCCACTCCCCATCCAGCAAAGCATCGCAGACATTCTGTCAGCCTACGACGAACTGATCGAAAACAGCCAGCGGCGCATCAAAATTCTGGAGTCGATGGCCCGAGCCCTCTACCGCGAATGGTTCGTCCACTTCCGCTTCCCCGGCCACGAGCTGCACCCCCGAGTTACTTCCTCCCTCGGCGAGATTCCGAAGGGATGGGAGGTGCGCGCGGTGAAGGACGTGTCTACCGTGACCTATGGTTTTCCGTTTCAGTCGAAGAAATTCACGACCGATCGAATTGGTACTCCCGTCATCCGCATACGTGACATCTTGGAAGGCTCCATTAACACGTTCACCGACGAAGATGCCGCACCGAAGTACCACATCAAGAACGGGAACATTCTCGTTGGTATGGATGGCGACTTTCACATGTGCATCTGGTCGAGCGGCCATGCTTTCCAAAACCAACGGGTGGCAAAGTTCGAATCAAATGGCGAAATTTCTAACTACCACCTCTTCCTCGCCTTGGAGTTGCCGATTCAGACTTGGAACAAATCAATCGTCGGAACGACAGTCGCGCATCTTGGCGACATGCACATCAAAACGATTCAGATTGTCTGGCCTCCTGAGAATATTTTGCTAAAAGCGCGAGAAATTCTTGAGCCTATGTCTGAGCAAGTAATCGTTTTGAAGCGGCAAATCCAAAACCTCCGCCACACCCGCGACCTGCTGCTGCCGCGCCTGCTTTCAGGCCAAATCGACGTTTCCAATCTGCCGGAACCGGATGCCTCATGAATGCTCAAGACCTGCCGCTTACTCAATTACTCGACGGTGCAAAGCAGTTCATTGTGCCGATCTTCCAGCGTGAC of Pseudomonas pohangensis contains these proteins:
- a CDS encoding type I restriction-modification system subunit M, translating into MQWIAPSEKDTANSGLEKRLWDAADQLRANSGLKAQEYSGPILGLIFLRFAEVRFALRRAELESLLVSARRGSRVDEPDAYHAAGTLYLSPEARFDYLLNLPEAENIGGEVNAAMRLIEQHNPKLAGVLPKTYNLFTSTLLKELLKKISEIPATLEYDAFGRIYEYFLGEFAMSEGQGGGEFYTPSSIVRLLTEVIEPFHGRILDPACGSGGMFVQSARFVAEHQQNPAAELAICGVEKTDETGRLCRLNLAVHGLEGQISHGGNVNSYYDDPHNAVGQFDFVLANPPFNVNAVDKGRLGDMVGPGRRFPFGMPRTDNGNYLWIQLFYSSLNKQGRAGFVMANSASDARSSEQELRQQLIQARAVDVMVAVGTNMFYTVTLPVTLWFLDKGKANTPRADTVLFIDARHIYRQIDRAHRDWTPAQIGFIANVVRLYRGEALDLTHGGAEAETQLKAVFGEQLAYADVLGLCKTATLAEIEAQGWSLNPGRYVGVAPGEDVSDEDFKEQLETLNEELEVLNAQARELEQTIAANVAGILGA
- a CDS encoding restriction endonuclease subunit S; this encodes METWPLMRMDSLCEITSSKRIFAADYVSEGVPFFRGREITEKYKGNLEVSTELFITENKFQEIERKFGAPKQGDLLLTSVGTLGSVYVVKAGDRFYFKDGNLTWFRNFKGLNSQFLYYWIGSPQGKAELQKCTIGSSQSAFTIVLLKGMEIELPPLPIQQSIADILSAYDELIENSQRRIKILESMARALYREWFVHFRFPGHELHPRVTSSLGEIPKGWEVRAVKDVSTVTYGFPFQSKKFTTDRIGTPVIRIRDILEGSINTFTDEDAAPKYHIKNGNILVGMDGDFHMCIWSSGHAFQNQRVAKFESNGEISNYHLFLALELPIQTWNKSIVGTTVAHLGDMHIKTIQIVWPPENILLKAREILEPMSEQVIVLKRQIQNLRHTRDLLLPRLLSGQIDVSNLPEPDAS